From one Rattus norvegicus strain BN/NHsdMcwi chromosome 7, GRCr8, whole genome shotgun sequence genomic stretch:
- the Btg1 gene encoding protein BTG1, with translation MHPFYTRAATMIGEIAAAVSFISKFLRTKGLTSERQLQTFSQSLQELLAEHYKHHWFPEKPCKGSGYRCIRINHKMDPLIGQAAQRIGLSSQELFRLLPSELTLWVDPYEVSYRIGEDGSICVLYEASPAGGSSQNSTNVQMVDSRISCKEELLLGRTSPSKNYNMMTVSG, from the exons ATGCATCCCTTCTACACTCGGGCCGCCACCATGATAGGCGAGATCGCCGCCGCGGTGTCCTTCATCTCCAAGTTCCTCCGCACCAAGGGGCTCACGAGCGAGCGACAGCTGCAGACTTTCAGCCAGAGCCTGCAGGAACTGCTGGCAG agCATTACAAACATCACTGGTTCCCAGAAAAGCCGTGCAAGGGATCAGGTTACCGTTGTATTCGCATCAACCATAAGATGGATCCTCTGATTGGACAGGCAGCCCAGCGGATTGGACTGAGCAGTCAAGAGTTGTTCAGGCTTCTCCCAAGTGAACTCACACTCTGGGTTGACCCCTACGAAGTGTCCTACAGGATTGGAGAGGATGGCTCCATCTGTGTGCTGTATGAAGCCTCACCAGCGGGAGGTAGCTCTCAAAACAGCACCAACGTGCAAATGGTAGACAGCAGAATCAGCTGTAAGGAGGAACTTCTCTTGGGCAGAACAAGCCCTTCCAAAAACTACAATATGATGACTGTATCAGGTTAA